From the genome of Bactrocera oleae isolate idBacOlea1 chromosome 2, idBacOlea1, whole genome shotgun sequence, one region includes:
- the Prp39 gene encoding pre-mRNA-processing factor 39 isoform X1 — protein sequence MASKEDNVSDENLGRRTRSGRKVVAPPLNPTPVRSTRRTKRNIQEQITETDDEVRQTNIEKEANTVDHHSDVIKEMLEEAAQGVIIENPNEDRNDLDYQEQYVESEEIVEEVPQDDDCIIYEEQVIEEDHQQIEDDIEMFAVQEEEQVITEVPIISDTGIDEKSSSFPFGPTGGQSETSEDVQNEDGTNETGAVESSLLASMAGDNANSLPSVGGGEENDVKKEDFEAKVALVEANCEKMESEDSLSEPAIAEDIGNAAEGSDATIVNTELVSEDELPLPSKPEINDAEEVSDDELPAPKRAELPADAEVISEDELPTATSQAEKKSPALSPDASSKVILLESTSKESMGQKRKADDGDKSDCKYEKQRKVEESKKRSEEQYNPMSPTSESNDATPIASVEKKIKTDVSSVESEHKERKKEKEKDREREKEKEKEKEKEKEKERKRLPDLDKYWRAVKEDPADFTGWTYLLQYVDNESDAEAAREAYDAFLSHYPYCYGYWRKYADYEKRKGIKANCNAVFERGLEAIPLSVDLWIHYLAHVKSNHAEDELYIQSQFERAIDACGLEFRSDKLWDAYIKWESESKHYQNVVKIYDRLLAIPTQGYSGHFDNFQDLINQHSIVSTISADELRKIRFELRESNSSRSSSSRSKNRRSVSKDKEREKDRESRDEKKDDELSSKSPNTKDAEFITEETPAVLNSEPLSDDRDTDAASHIDLGDVSSLSEEEETVIKDKVISIRRKLHKVTVTAVTARWTFEEGIKRPYFHVKPLERCQLKNWKDYLDFEIEKGDRTRILVLFERCLIACALYDEFWLKMIRYLETQLDQPGIVAITSDVYRRACEIHHPDKPSLHLMWAAFEECQNNFDRAAAVLQNLEKKCPNLLQIAYRRINVERRRGDMIKCRELYEHYINTAKNKTIGGSLAIKYARFLNKICDDLDGGLRVLRQALDKDAANTRVALQMIDLVLQRPRVDEDEVVLIMDKFMARENMDPEQKVLFAQRKVEFLEDFGGTAKGLQDAQRALQLALSKANEAKKKRESSPSRKSSSNSKESSMSNSAISSAYNNGTNATTPSYNYNSANSAYYGQQNSGAYTTQQSYDGYYNHWQYGSNYGNYGQWSGYGNYY from the exons aTGGCGTCCAAAGAAGATAACGTTTCTGATGAAAATTTAG GGCGACGAACGAGATCTGGAAGGAAAGTTGTAGCGCCTCCCTTAAATCCAACGCCAGTTCGTTCAACTAGACGAACCAAGAGAAATATACAGGAACAA ATTACAGAAACAGACGACGAAGTGCGGCAAACTAATATAGAAAAGGAGGCAAATACCGTTGACCATCATTCAGACGTAATAAAGGAAATGTTAGAAGAAGCCGCACAAGGCGTTATAATTGAGAACCCTAATGAAGATAGGAATGATTTAGACTATCAAGAACAATACGTGGAAAGTGAAGAAATAGTTGAGGAGGTTCCACAAGATGATGACTGCATTATATATGAGGAGCAAGTCATTGAGGAGGATCATCAGCAAATTGAAGATGATATTGAAATGTTCGCGGTTCAAGAGGAAGAGCAAGTAATTACAGAAGTGCCCATAATATCTGATACAGGAATCGACGAAAAAAGTTCATCTTTTCCTTTCGGACCAACTGGGGGGCAGTCTGAGACATCGGAAGATGTACAAAACGAAGATGGTACGAATGAAACTGGCGCAGTCGAGAGCTCATTGCTTGCTTCTATGGCTGGGGATAATGCGAATAGCTTACCATCAGTCGGTGGAGGCGAAGAAAATGATGTCAAAAAGGAAGATTTTGAAGCGAAAGTTGCGCTCGTGGAGgcaaattgtgaaaaaatggAATCGGAAGATTCACTTTCTGAACCAGCAATAGCTGAAGATATAGGAAATGCCGCAGAAGGAAGTGATGCAACAATTGTAAACACCGAACTAGTTTCAGAAGATGAGTTACCATTACCCTCGAAGCCTGAAATAAATGACGCAGAAGAAGTCTCTGATGATGAACTGCCAGCACCCAAACGAGCTGAATTACCTGCAGATGCAGAAGTAATATCTGAGGATGAGTTACCCACTGCAACCTCGCAAGCGGAGAAAAAATCGCCTGCTTTGTCACCAGATGCCTCCAGTAAGGTCATTTTATTAGAGTCAACTTCTAAGGAATCTATGGGTCAAAAGAGAAAAGCTGATGATGGTGATAAAAGTGATTGCAAATACGAAAAACAGCGAAAAGTTGAAGAATCAAAGAAACGGAGCGAGGAACAATACAATCCAATGAGCCCAACATCAGAAAGTAATGACGCAACACCTATTGCATCAGTGgaaaagaaaatcaaaacaGATGTTAGCTCTGTAG AAAGTGAgcacaaagaaagaaaaaaggAGAAAGAAAAGGATCGGGAGCGTgagaaagaaaaagaaaaagagaaggaaaaggaaaaagaaaaagaacGTAAACGACTACCCGATTTAGATAAATATTGGCGTGCAGTCAAAGAGGATCCTGCCGATTTTACTGGCTGGacatatttattacaatatgtaGACAATGAG TCTGATGCTGAGGCAGCACGTGAGGCTTATGATGCATTCCTTTCACACTATCCGTATTGCTATGGGTATTGGCGTAAATATGCAGACTACGAAAAGCGCAAGGGTATTAAGGCCAACTGCAACGCG GTATTCGAACGCGGCCTTGAAGCGATCCCATTATCTGTGGATCTATGGATTCATTACTTAGCACATGTAAAGAGCAATCACGCCGAAGACGAGTTGTATATACAGTCACAATTTGAGCGCGCTATAGATGCATGTGGCTTAGAGTTTCGTTCCGATAAACTGTGGGATGCCTACATTAAATGGGAAAGTGAATCGAAGCATTACCAAAATGTTGTTAAAATTTACGATCGGTTGTTAGCCATTCCAACTCAAGGCTACAGTGGTCACTTTGATAA TTTCCAAGACTTAATAAACCAGCACTCCATTGTAAGTACTATTAGCGCAGATGAACTCAGGAAGATACGCTTCGAGCTTCGTGAAAGCAATTCGTCTCGTTCTTCATCGTCTCGATCTAAGAATCGCCGAAGTGTTTCAAAGGACAAGGAAAGAGAAAAGGACCGCGAAAGCCGAGATGAAAAAAAGGACGATGAGTTAAGCAGCAAATCACCAAATACTAAAGATGCTGAGTTTATTACAGAAGAAACACCAGCTGTTTTAAATAGTGAACCTCTGAGTGATGATCGCGACACAGACGCTGCTAGCCATATAGATCTTGGCGATGTCAGTAGCCTCAGCGAAGAAGAAGAGACCGTTATCAAAGACAAAGTTATATCGATTCGGCGTAAATTGCACAAGGTCACCGTTACTGCAGTGACCGCACGTTGGACTTTTGAAGAGGGCATAAAACGTCCTTATTTCCATGTAAAACCACTCGAACGCTGTCAGCTAAAGAATTGGAAAGATTATCTCGATTTCGAAATCGAAAAAGGTGATCGTACACGAATCTTAGTGCTTTTTGAACGCTGCCTTATAGCGTGTGCTTTATATGATGAATTTTGGCTGAAAATGATTCGATATCTAGAAACACAGCTAGATCAACCCGGTATTGTGGCCATTACCAGCGATGTTTATCGACGCGCATGTGAAATCCATCATCCCGACAAACCGAGCTTACATCTAATGTGGGCGGCATTTGAAGAGtgccaaaataattttgacCGTGCTGCCGCGGTACTACAGAACCTTGAAAAGAAATGTCCGAATCTGTTACAAATTGCATATCGCCGTATTAATGTGGAACGCAGACGTGGCGATATGATCAAATGTCGTGAACTCTACGAACACTATATAAATACGGCAAAGAATAAAACAATTGGTGGTAGCTTAGCGATTAAATATGCACGATTCTTGAACAAGATTTGTGATGATCTCGATGGTGGCCTCCGTGTATTGCGACAAGCACTAGATAAAGATGCAGCAAACACCCGTGTAGCTTTGCAAATGATAGATTTGGTTTTGCAGCGACCAAGAGTAGATGAAGATGAGGTTGTACTAATAATGGACAAATTTATGGCACGTGAAAATATGGACCCAGAACAGAAAGTGCTTTTTGCTCAACGTAAAGTTGAGTTTTTGGAAGATTTCGGTGGAACGGCAAAGGGTCTTCAAGATGCTCAGCGCGCTCTCCAATTAGCATTAAGCAAAGCAAATGAAGCCAAGAAGAAACG agaatCAAGCCCCTCCCGAAAATCCTCATCGAACAGCAAAGAAAGTTCAATGTCAAATTCGGCTATTTCCTCGGCATACAATAACGGTACAAACGCTACTACTCCGAGCTATAACTACAATTCCGCCAACTCGGCTTATTATGGACAACAAAATAGTGGAGCATACACAACGCAACAATCCTACGATGGTTACTATAACCATTGGCAGTATGGATCTAATTATGGAAATTATGGTCAATGGAGTGGCTatggaaattattattaa
- the Prp39 gene encoding pre-mRNA-processing factor 39 isoform X2, translating into MLEEAAQGVIIENPNEDRNDLDYQEQYVESEEIVEEVPQDDDCIIYEEQVIEEDHQQIEDDIEMFAVQEEEQVITEVPIISDTGIDEKSSSFPFGPTGGQSETSEDVQNEDGTNETGAVESSLLASMAGDNANSLPSVGGGEENDVKKEDFEAKVALVEANCEKMESEDSLSEPAIAEDIGNAAEGSDATIVNTELVSEDELPLPSKPEINDAEEVSDDELPAPKRAELPADAEVISEDELPTATSQAEKKSPALSPDASSKVILLESTSKESMGQKRKADDGDKSDCKYEKQRKVEESKKRSEEQYNPMSPTSESNDATPIASVEKKIKTDVSSVESEHKERKKEKEKDREREKEKEKEKEKEKEKERKRLPDLDKYWRAVKEDPADFTGWTYLLQYVDNESDAEAAREAYDAFLSHYPYCYGYWRKYADYEKRKGIKANCNAVFERGLEAIPLSVDLWIHYLAHVKSNHAEDELYIQSQFERAIDACGLEFRSDKLWDAYIKWESESKHYQNVVKIYDRLLAIPTQGYSGHFDNFQDLINQHSIVSTISADELRKIRFELRESNSSRSSSSRSKNRRSVSKDKEREKDRESRDEKKDDELSSKSPNTKDAEFITEETPAVLNSEPLSDDRDTDAASHIDLGDVSSLSEEEETVIKDKVISIRRKLHKVTVTAVTARWTFEEGIKRPYFHVKPLERCQLKNWKDYLDFEIEKGDRTRILVLFERCLIACALYDEFWLKMIRYLETQLDQPGIVAITSDVYRRACEIHHPDKPSLHLMWAAFEECQNNFDRAAAVLQNLEKKCPNLLQIAYRRINVERRRGDMIKCRELYEHYINTAKNKTIGGSLAIKYARFLNKICDDLDGGLRVLRQALDKDAANTRVALQMIDLVLQRPRVDEDEVVLIMDKFMARENMDPEQKVLFAQRKVEFLEDFGGTAKGLQDAQRALQLALSKANEAKKKRESSPSRKSSSNSKESSMSNSAISSAYNNGTNATTPSYNYNSANSAYYGQQNSGAYTTQQSYDGYYNHWQYGSNYGNYGQWSGYGNYY; encoded by the exons ATGTTAGAAGAAGCCGCACAAGGCGTTATAATTGAGAACCCTAATGAAGATAGGAATGATTTAGACTATCAAGAACAATACGTGGAAAGTGAAGAAATAGTTGAGGAGGTTCCACAAGATGATGACTGCATTATATATGAGGAGCAAGTCATTGAGGAGGATCATCAGCAAATTGAAGATGATATTGAAATGTTCGCGGTTCAAGAGGAAGAGCAAGTAATTACAGAAGTGCCCATAATATCTGATACAGGAATCGACGAAAAAAGTTCATCTTTTCCTTTCGGACCAACTGGGGGGCAGTCTGAGACATCGGAAGATGTACAAAACGAAGATGGTACGAATGAAACTGGCGCAGTCGAGAGCTCATTGCTTGCTTCTATGGCTGGGGATAATGCGAATAGCTTACCATCAGTCGGTGGAGGCGAAGAAAATGATGTCAAAAAGGAAGATTTTGAAGCGAAAGTTGCGCTCGTGGAGgcaaattgtgaaaaaatggAATCGGAAGATTCACTTTCTGAACCAGCAATAGCTGAAGATATAGGAAATGCCGCAGAAGGAAGTGATGCAACAATTGTAAACACCGAACTAGTTTCAGAAGATGAGTTACCATTACCCTCGAAGCCTGAAATAAATGACGCAGAAGAAGTCTCTGATGATGAACTGCCAGCACCCAAACGAGCTGAATTACCTGCAGATGCAGAAGTAATATCTGAGGATGAGTTACCCACTGCAACCTCGCAAGCGGAGAAAAAATCGCCTGCTTTGTCACCAGATGCCTCCAGTAAGGTCATTTTATTAGAGTCAACTTCTAAGGAATCTATGGGTCAAAAGAGAAAAGCTGATGATGGTGATAAAAGTGATTGCAAATACGAAAAACAGCGAAAAGTTGAAGAATCAAAGAAACGGAGCGAGGAACAATACAATCCAATGAGCCCAACATCAGAAAGTAATGACGCAACACCTATTGCATCAGTGgaaaagaaaatcaaaacaGATGTTAGCTCTGTAG AAAGTGAgcacaaagaaagaaaaaaggAGAAAGAAAAGGATCGGGAGCGTgagaaagaaaaagaaaaagagaaggaaaaggaaaaagaaaaagaacGTAAACGACTACCCGATTTAGATAAATATTGGCGTGCAGTCAAAGAGGATCCTGCCGATTTTACTGGCTGGacatatttattacaatatgtaGACAATGAG TCTGATGCTGAGGCAGCACGTGAGGCTTATGATGCATTCCTTTCACACTATCCGTATTGCTATGGGTATTGGCGTAAATATGCAGACTACGAAAAGCGCAAGGGTATTAAGGCCAACTGCAACGCG GTATTCGAACGCGGCCTTGAAGCGATCCCATTATCTGTGGATCTATGGATTCATTACTTAGCACATGTAAAGAGCAATCACGCCGAAGACGAGTTGTATATACAGTCACAATTTGAGCGCGCTATAGATGCATGTGGCTTAGAGTTTCGTTCCGATAAACTGTGGGATGCCTACATTAAATGGGAAAGTGAATCGAAGCATTACCAAAATGTTGTTAAAATTTACGATCGGTTGTTAGCCATTCCAACTCAAGGCTACAGTGGTCACTTTGATAA TTTCCAAGACTTAATAAACCAGCACTCCATTGTAAGTACTATTAGCGCAGATGAACTCAGGAAGATACGCTTCGAGCTTCGTGAAAGCAATTCGTCTCGTTCTTCATCGTCTCGATCTAAGAATCGCCGAAGTGTTTCAAAGGACAAGGAAAGAGAAAAGGACCGCGAAAGCCGAGATGAAAAAAAGGACGATGAGTTAAGCAGCAAATCACCAAATACTAAAGATGCTGAGTTTATTACAGAAGAAACACCAGCTGTTTTAAATAGTGAACCTCTGAGTGATGATCGCGACACAGACGCTGCTAGCCATATAGATCTTGGCGATGTCAGTAGCCTCAGCGAAGAAGAAGAGACCGTTATCAAAGACAAAGTTATATCGATTCGGCGTAAATTGCACAAGGTCACCGTTACTGCAGTGACCGCACGTTGGACTTTTGAAGAGGGCATAAAACGTCCTTATTTCCATGTAAAACCACTCGAACGCTGTCAGCTAAAGAATTGGAAAGATTATCTCGATTTCGAAATCGAAAAAGGTGATCGTACACGAATCTTAGTGCTTTTTGAACGCTGCCTTATAGCGTGTGCTTTATATGATGAATTTTGGCTGAAAATGATTCGATATCTAGAAACACAGCTAGATCAACCCGGTATTGTGGCCATTACCAGCGATGTTTATCGACGCGCATGTGAAATCCATCATCCCGACAAACCGAGCTTACATCTAATGTGGGCGGCATTTGAAGAGtgccaaaataattttgacCGTGCTGCCGCGGTACTACAGAACCTTGAAAAGAAATGTCCGAATCTGTTACAAATTGCATATCGCCGTATTAATGTGGAACGCAGACGTGGCGATATGATCAAATGTCGTGAACTCTACGAACACTATATAAATACGGCAAAGAATAAAACAATTGGTGGTAGCTTAGCGATTAAATATGCACGATTCTTGAACAAGATTTGTGATGATCTCGATGGTGGCCTCCGTGTATTGCGACAAGCACTAGATAAAGATGCAGCAAACACCCGTGTAGCTTTGCAAATGATAGATTTGGTTTTGCAGCGACCAAGAGTAGATGAAGATGAGGTTGTACTAATAATGGACAAATTTATGGCACGTGAAAATATGGACCCAGAACAGAAAGTGCTTTTTGCTCAACGTAAAGTTGAGTTTTTGGAAGATTTCGGTGGAACGGCAAAGGGTCTTCAAGATGCTCAGCGCGCTCTCCAATTAGCATTAAGCAAAGCAAATGAAGCCAAGAAGAAACG agaatCAAGCCCCTCCCGAAAATCCTCATCGAACAGCAAAGAAAGTTCAATGTCAAATTCGGCTATTTCCTCGGCATACAATAACGGTACAAACGCTACTACTCCGAGCTATAACTACAATTCCGCCAACTCGGCTTATTATGGACAACAAAATAGTGGAGCATACACAACGCAACAATCCTACGATGGTTACTATAACCATTGGCAGTATGGATCTAATTATGGAAATTATGGTCAATGGAGTGGCTatggaaattattattaa